In Calothrix sp. PCC 7507, one DNA window encodes the following:
- a CDS encoding HhoA/HhoB/HtrA family serine endopeptidase: MQNQPRDGEDVSKDNSLNNSGSKHPRYAPWTKAAASLSLVLLGSGMTLAGGYLAGHREQVSQSASSLAVSPVNAAPPIPAGTDPNFVTQVVQRVGPAVVRINSSRTVTTQIPDEFNDPFFRRFFGSRLPTSPERQVQRGTGSGFIIGADGRILTNAHVVDGADTVTVVLQDGRSFKGKVMGKDELTDVAVVKIQADNLPTVTVGNSDQLQPGQWAIAIGNPLGLDSTVTTGIISATGRSSNQIGAPDKRVEYIQTDAAINPGNSGGPLLNSRGDVIGMNTAIIQGAQGLGFAIPINTAQRISNQLISTGKVQHPYLGIQMVGLTPELKQNINSDPNVGLNVTEDNGVLVVKVVPNSPAAKAGIRAGDVIQKLNGQLVKDASSVQRAVENSQVGGDVRLELRRNGQNLNLAVQPGAFPTKVQ, translated from the coding sequence ATGCAAAATCAACCACGCGACGGAGAAGACGTCTCAAAAGATAATTCATTGAACAACTCTGGTTCAAAACACCCTCGTTATGCACCCTGGACAAAGGCAGCAGCCTCTCTATCGCTGGTGCTTTTGGGATCTGGGATGACATTAGCAGGTGGCTATTTGGCTGGACACCGGGAACAGGTTTCTCAGAGTGCATCAAGTTTGGCAGTGAGTCCAGTAAATGCTGCCCCTCCAATACCAGCTGGCACAGATCCTAACTTTGTAACTCAGGTAGTGCAAAGGGTTGGGCCGGCTGTGGTGCGAATTAACTCTTCCCGCACAGTGACAACCCAAATACCAGATGAATTTAACGATCCATTTTTCCGCCGCTTTTTTGGCTCTCGACTACCGACTTCACCTGAAAGGCAAGTGCAACGGGGTACTGGTTCAGGCTTTATTATCGGTGCTGATGGTCGGATTTTGACAAATGCCCACGTTGTCGATGGTGCCGACACTGTGACAGTTGTCCTGCAGGATGGGCGTAGCTTTAAAGGTAAGGTGATGGGGAAAGATGAATTAACAGATGTTGCTGTGGTGAAGATTCAGGCGGATAATTTGCCAACAGTGACGGTAGGTAATTCAGATCAACTACAACCTGGACAATGGGCGATCGCCATTGGTAATCCCTTAGGTTTAGATAGTACTGTCACTACTGGTATCATTAGTGCGACTGGACGTTCTAGCAATCAAATCGGCGCTCCCGATAAGCGAGTAGAATACATTCAAACCGACGCGGCGATTAACCCTGGTAATTCCGGTGGGCCTTTACTTAATTCTCGTGGCGATGTGATTGGGATGAATACGGCCATTATTCAAGGTGCCCAAGGCTTAGGCTTTGCTATTCCTATTAATACAGCGCAACGTATTTCTAATCAATTAATTAGTACAGGTAAAGTACAACATCCTTATTTGGGAATTCAGATGGTTGGGTTAACTCCTGAATTAAAGCAAAATATTAACTCAGACCCTAATGTAGGTTTGAATGTCACTGAAGATAATGGTGTTTTAGTCGTAAAAGTTGTACCAAATTCGCCAGCTGCCAAAGCAGGAATTCGTGCAGGTGATGTTATCCAAAAACTCAATGGTCAATTGGTAAAAGACGCTAGCAGTGTGCAAAGGGCTGTCGAAAATAGCCAAGTTGGTGGCGATGTGCGTCTGGAGTTGCGACGCAATGGACAGAATCTTAATTTAGCTGTTCAACCTGGTGCTTTCCCTACTAAGGTGCAATAA
- a CDS encoding PAM68 family protein, whose product MSAEESERSRLPFEPNKKRQKPIKSQSEPVIQPKESGKKADKRPTFAKEEMAIPQVVSQRMVRRVAGFCGIPTALGITTLVTSYLLAVNTDIKLPPVAVLLVNMGFFGLGVLGITYGVLSASWDEERAGSLLGLSEFNTNWGRMVAVWRESRQKNV is encoded by the coding sequence ATGTCTGCTGAAGAATCTGAACGCAGTCGCTTGCCTTTTGAACCAAACAAAAAGCGCCAAAAACCAATAAAATCTCAGAGTGAACCAGTAATACAACCCAAAGAATCTGGGAAAAAGGCTGACAAGCGTCCGACTTTCGCTAAGGAAGAGATGGCAATTCCCCAAGTTGTCAGTCAGCGGATGGTGCGTCGAGTCGCTGGATTTTGTGGTATACCAACAGCATTAGGCATTACTACCTTAGTTACCAGCTATCTGCTTGCAGTTAACACCGACATCAAATTACCTCCCGTTGCCGTGTTATTGGTGAACATGGGATTTTTTGGTCTAGGGGTTTTGGGAATAACCTATGGTGTACTCTCCGCTTCTTGGGATGAAGAAAGAGCAGGTAGTCTCCTGGGTTTGAGCGAGTTCAACACCAATTGGGGACGAATGGTAGCGGTTTGGCGCGAATCTCGGCAAAAAAACGTATGA
- the rpsO gene encoding 30S ribosomal protein S15: MALTQLRKQELISNYQVHETDTGSSEVQVAMLTERINRLSEHLQANKKDHSSRRGLLKLIGQRKRLLAYIQQGSREKYQALIARLGIRG, translated from the coding sequence ATGGCCCTGACGCAACTGCGAAAACAAGAACTCATTTCCAACTACCAGGTTCACGAAACTGATACTGGTTCATCTGAAGTCCAAGTGGCTATGTTGACTGAGCGCATTAACCGCCTCAGCGAACATCTCCAAGCCAATAAAAAAGACCATTCTTCTCGCAGGGGATTGTTGAAGCTAATTGGTCAGCGTAAGCGACTTCTAGCCTATATTCAACAAGGCAGCCGGGAAAAATATCAAGCTTTGATTGCTCGCCTCGGTATTCGTGGTTAG
- the aroF gene encoding 3-deoxy-7-phosphoheptulonate synthase: MIVVMKIGSPDAEINRINEELTSWGLTPEKIIGKHKVVIGLVGETVDLDPLQIQEVSPWIEQVLRVELPYKRASRQYRQGEASEVIVNTPDGPVVFGEHHPLVVVAGPCSVENEDMIVETALRVKAAGAKFLRGGAYKPRTSPYAFQGHGESALELLARAREVSGLGVITEVMDAEDLDKIVEVADVIQVGARNMQNFSLLKKVGAQPKAVLLKRGMAATIEDWLMAAEYVLAAGNPNVILCERGIRTFDRQFTRNTLDISVVPVLRKLTHLPIMIDPSHGTGWSEFVPSMAMAAIAAGTDSLMIEVHPNPKKALSDGPQSLTPEAFDRLMPELAVIGKAVGRWPQQLTVIS, from the coding sequence ATGATCGTAGTAATGAAGATTGGTTCTCCCGATGCGGAAATCAACCGTATTAATGAGGAATTAACCAGTTGGGGGCTAACACCAGAGAAAATTATCGGTAAGCACAAGGTTGTCATTGGTCTAGTAGGTGAGACCGTTGATTTAGACCCCCTCCAAATTCAGGAAGTTAGTCCTTGGATTGAACAAGTATTACGGGTAGAACTGCCTTATAAACGGGCTAGCCGCCAGTACCGTCAAGGGGAAGCTTCGGAGGTGATAGTTAACACTCCCGATGGGCCAGTTGTGTTTGGTGAACACCATCCCTTAGTAGTTGTAGCTGGGCCTTGCTCAGTAGAAAATGAAGACATGATTGTGGAAACCGCACTCCGCGTTAAGGCGGCTGGCGCTAAATTTTTACGCGGTGGTGCTTACAAACCCCGAACTTCACCTTACGCTTTTCAAGGACACGGCGAGAGTGCTTTGGAATTATTAGCTAGGGCTAGAGAAGTCAGCGGACTCGGTGTCATCACGGAAGTCATGGACGCTGAAGACCTAGATAAAATCGTCGAAGTTGCCGATGTAATTCAGGTAGGTGCGAGAAATATGCAAAATTTCTCCCTGCTGAAAAAAGTCGGGGCACAGCCAAAAGCGGTGCTGTTAAAGCGCGGCATGGCTGCTACTATTGAAGACTGGTTGATGGCTGCTGAGTATGTTTTGGCAGCGGGAAATCCCAATGTGATTTTATGTGAGCGAGGAATTCGCACCTTCGATCGCCAGTTTACCCGTAATACCCTAGATATATCGGTAGTGCCTGTATTGCGAAAGTTGACTCACTTACCAATCATGATTGACCCTAGTCATGGCACAGGTTGGTCTGAGTTTGTACCTTCAATGGCAATGGCAGCGATCGCAGCTGGAACTGATTCTCTCATGATTGAGGTTCATCCCAACCCGAAAAAAGCTTTGTCAGATGGACCCCAATCTCTGACACCAGAAGCTTTTGACCGCTTAATGCCAGAATTAGCAGTGATTGGTAAGGCTGTAGGACGCTGGCCACAACAATTAACAGTTATCAGTTAA
- a CDS encoding cyanophycinase, protein MVAGITKRQLVIIGGAEDRDGDSQILREFVRRAGGTKARIVIMTAATELPRETGENYIRVFERLGAEQVRIIDTETREDAASSTALEAIAKATGVFFTGGDQARITSILKDTEIDTAIHQLFSEGIVVAGTSAGAAVMPDKMIVEGDSQTNPRLEIVDMGPGLGFLPGVVIDQHFSQRGRLGRLISALLQEPAVLGFGIDENTAMVVTDNQIEIIGAGCVTIVDESEATYNNLSEILRDEPLAICGAKLHILPHGYKFDLKTRQPIIDQSVAANVSVPVGSTST, encoded by the coding sequence ATGGTAGCAGGGATAACCAAGCGGCAGCTGGTAATTATTGGTGGTGCTGAAGACAGGGATGGAGATTCGCAAATATTGAGAGAGTTTGTGCGCCGCGCTGGTGGTACGAAAGCCAGAATTGTCATTATGACGGCGGCTACAGAACTACCAAGAGAAACCGGAGAAAATTATATTAGAGTGTTTGAGCGCTTAGGAGCGGAGCAAGTTCGGATCATTGATACCGAAACTCGTGAAGATGCAGCTTCATCTACAGCATTAGAAGCGATCGCTAAAGCAACAGGTGTATTTTTTACTGGCGGTGATCAAGCCCGCATCACCAGCATCCTCAAAGACACTGAAATTGATACAGCTATTCACCAACTCTTCTCAGAAGGTATAGTTGTGGCGGGAACCAGTGCCGGAGCCGCCGTCATGCCAGATAAAATGATTGTAGAAGGTGACTCACAAACAAACCCCCGGCTGGAAATTGTCGATATGGGACCCGGTTTAGGTTTTCTGCCTGGAGTAGTAATCGATCAGCATTTTTCCCAACGTGGACGCTTGGGACGCTTAATTTCAGCATTGTTACAAGAACCGGCTGTCTTAGGATTTGGCATTGACGAGAATACGGCGATGGTAGTCACCGATAACCAAATCGAAATCATTGGAGCCGGCTGTGTCACGATTGTGGACGAGTCAGAGGCTACTTATAACAACCTTAGTGAAATTCTTAGAGATGAACCCTTAGCAATTTGCGGAGCAAAGCTGCATATTCTACCACACGGGTACAAATTTGATCTGAAAACCCGCCAACCCATCATAGACCAGAGCGTGGCGGCAAATGTCTCTGTGCCAGTTGGCTCAACAAGCACTTAA